The Allofrancisella frigidaquae genome has a segment encoding these proteins:
- the glk gene encoding glucokinase: MYILSGDIGGTNTRLEVSQLENGKTQSIAVRKYKGADFNCLSDVIDIFLSAIDLAGKIDSVCLAVAGFVVDGEVEITNLPWMVSEQYVAEGLGIDKSKVKVINDFEAIGYGIERLDRQKDIITVQEGKKDDNSLCAVIGAGTGLGMCLVSYDENHKPRVYKTEGGHVDFPPVDDEQVELFKFMRKTLHRVSPERFCSGYGIYNIYKYVVRNPLYNQPECTSLRRDLFKVSDSDKAAIIVKYAIEYKEPSASRAVDIFLSIYGSIAGNLALTSLPFRGLYIAGGIAPRLIDQIKESKFLEKFRDKGRMSAMMKDFPIHIIMNTDVGLIGARAYAANLVKKD, translated from the coding sequence ATGTATATATTATCTGGAGATATTGGAGGAACTAATACTAGATTAGAAGTTTCTCAGTTGGAAAATGGTAAAACTCAAAGTATAGCTGTAAGAAAATACAAAGGAGCAGATTTTAATTGTCTATCTGATGTTATTGATATTTTTTTATCTGCAATTGATTTGGCTGGAAAAATTGATTCTGTCTGCTTAGCTGTTGCTGGTTTTGTGGTAGATGGAGAGGTCGAAATTACAAATTTGCCATGGATGGTTTCAGAGCAATACGTTGCTGAGGGTTTAGGTATTGATAAAAGTAAAGTCAAAGTGATAAATGATTTTGAAGCCATTGGCTATGGTATTGAAAGATTAGATCGACAAAAGGATATTATCACTGTTCAAGAAGGTAAAAAAGATGATAATAGCCTTTGTGCAGTTATTGGTGCAGGAACTGGGCTTGGAATGTGTTTGGTGAGTTATGATGAAAACCATAAGCCTAGAGTTTACAAAACTGAAGGAGGGCATGTTGATTTCCCTCCAGTTGATGATGAGCAGGTTGAATTATTTAAATTTATGCGTAAGACTTTACACAGAGTTTCTCCGGAAAGGTTTTGTAGTGGTTATGGTATTTATAATATTTATAAATATGTAGTTAGAAACCCATTATATAATCAACCAGAATGTACCAGTTTACGTAGAGACCTATTTAAAGTTTCAGATTCAGATAAAGCAGCAATAATAGTTAAGTATGCTATAGAATATAAAGAACCATCTGCTTCAAGAGCTGTAGATATATTTTTGAGTATTTATGGATCAATTGCAGGTAATCTAGCTTTAACAAGCTTACCATTTAGGGGTTTATATATTGCCGGAGGTATTGCACCAAGACTTATTGATCAGATTAAAGAAAGCAAATTTTTGGAAAAATTTAGAGATAAAGGGAGAATGTCAGCAATGATGAAAGATTTTCCAATCCACATAATAATGAATACAGACGTTGGATTGATAGGAGCTAGAGCTTATGCTGCAAACTTGGTTAAAAAAGATTAA
- a CDS encoding erythromycin esterase family protein produces the protein MSTQSKVISDKLIKLLNEEIIAFDIKEQPSYQDVAKLIGDARIVLMGEATHGTSEFYRTRMELSKYLIREKGFKAIAIEGDWTSVYPLHCYCKSLSKLNKAQEALKAFDRFPKWMWCNTDMLKFIEQLRQFNDNYENKEDKVGIYGLDLYCLNEATRAIINYLQQYDPEAAEMAAKRYACFGQVQMDPQFYGYAVEKHLRKACLDEVTTQLLETYRSAYQNLNIDTTLDFKEQQFYMTQNARVVKNAEYYYRTMFESQASTWNIRDQHMADTLQNIISHLETLTNKPAKVIVWAHNSHIGDARATEMSEHGEINLGQLVRERFNTNSFLLGFSTATGMVTAASGWGAKAEVKTINSPLKGSYEWFFHQLDEKNFLLNLREETHLTHLLKLPLLQRAIGVIYSPETERMSHYYFSRLPYQFDALIHLDHTEGVMPLDS, from the coding sequence ATGAGTACACAATCTAAAGTTATTTCCGACAAACTTATTAAGCTACTAAATGAAGAAATTATTGCTTTTGATATAAAAGAACAACCCTCTTACCAAGATGTTGCTAAGCTGATTGGAGATGCCCGTATTGTGCTTATGGGTGAAGCTACTCATGGGACATCAGAGTTTTATCGAACGCGTATGGAATTAAGCAAATATCTTATCCGAGAAAAAGGATTTAAAGCAATAGCAATTGAAGGAGATTGGACTAGTGTATACCCTCTTCATTGTTATTGTAAAAGCTTAAGTAAGTTAAATAAAGCACAAGAGGCATTAAAGGCTTTTGATCGTTTTCCGAAATGGATGTGGTGTAACACTGATATGTTAAAATTTATTGAGCAACTTAGGCAATTTAATGATAACTATGAAAATAAAGAAGATAAAGTTGGTATCTATGGTTTAGATTTATATTGTTTAAATGAGGCTACACGAGCAATTATTAATTACTTACAACAGTACGATCCAGAGGCTGCAGAGATGGCAGCTAAACGTTATGCTTGTTTTGGCCAGGTGCAGATGGATCCTCAATTTTATGGTTATGCAGTTGAAAAACATTTGAGAAAAGCTTGTTTAGATGAAGTTACTACTCAGCTATTGGAAACTTATCGTAGTGCTTACCAAAACTTAAACATAGATACTACTCTTGACTTTAAGGAGCAGCAATTCTATATGACACAAAATGCTCGCGTTGTTAAAAATGCAGAATATTATTATAGAACTATGTTTGAGTCTCAAGCTAGTACTTGGAATATTCGCGACCAACATATGGCAGATACTTTGCAAAACATTATATCGCATTTGGAAACATTAACTAATAAGCCCGCTAAAGTAATTGTGTGGGCACATAATTCACATATAGGCGACGCCCGGGCAACAGAAATGTCTGAGCATGGAGAGATAAATTTGGGTCAGCTAGTCAGAGAGCGTTTTAATACAAATAGTTTTTTATTAGGTTTTTCTACTGCTACTGGTATGGTTACAGCAGCTAGTGGATGGGGAGCAAAAGCAGAGGTTAAAACTATTAACTCTCCTTTAAAAGGTAGCTATGAATGGTTTTTCCATCAACTTGATGAAAAAAATTTTTTGTTAAACTTACGTGAAGAAACTCACCTAACACATTTGCTTAAATTGCCTCTGTTACAGCGAGCGATAGGGGTTATTTACAGTCCTGAAACAGAGCGTATGAGTCATTATTACTTCTCACGCTTACCCTACCAGTTTGATGCTTTGATCCATCTTGATCATACAGAAGGAGTCATGCCACTTGATAGTTAA
- a CDS encoding phosphoribosyltransferase yields MNLFKSRADAGQRLAEKLITYKGKENVLVLALPRGGVPVAFEVANTLQIPMTVFLVRKLGVPGHEEFAMGAISEEDVCTLDHSLIQQLNIPKEQIHRVLQKEKQELERRLYKYRQNKKLPPLKDKVIILVDDGIATGNTLKAAIQALKTLKPKKIVLAAPVASSDSIQKLSLLVDEIVCLATPEPFYGVGQWYHNFQQTTDEEVLRLLQNSPKK; encoded by the coding sequence ATGAACCTTTTTAAAAGCCGTGCTGACGCTGGTCAACGTTTAGCTGAAAAGCTAATAACTTATAAAGGTAAAGAGAATGTTTTAGTTTTGGCATTACCACGCGGCGGTGTGCCGGTTGCTTTTGAAGTTGCTAATACACTGCAAATTCCAATGACTGTTTTTCTTGTAAGAAAACTTGGAGTTCCCGGTCATGAGGAATTTGCTATGGGAGCTATCTCTGAAGAAGATGTCTGTACCCTTGATCATAGTTTAATCCAGCAGTTAAATATCCCTAAGGAGCAAATCCACAGGGTATTACAAAAAGAAAAACAAGAATTAGAACGGCGTTTATATAAGTATCGACAAAATAAAAAGTTACCACCCTTAAAAGATAAGGTTATTATCTTAGTTGATGATGGTATAGCTACAGGCAACACACTTAAGGCAGCTATTCAAGCTTTAAAAACTTTAAAGCCAAAAAAAATAGTTCTTGCTGCACCTGTAGCAAGTTCTGACAGCATCCAAAAACTTTCATTATTAGTAGATGAAATTGTTTGCTTAGCAACTCCTGAACCTTTTTATGGTGTAGGACAATGGTATCATAATTTTCAACAAACAACAGATGAAGAAGTGTTACGATTACTTCAAAATTCACCAAAAAAATAG
- a CDS encoding reverse transcriptase/maturase family protein — MLKYLAENINYRNNFSKYCVSNKGKGGTLKAIKTVYRLLKTHKYIYKSDIKSFYNSINHKILLSKLPAYTLPNECKLIAKHLDRIQWQDGEYVEIKQGISKSSPLSPVLGCIYLDELDKAMEKLNIKYLRYADDWIILAKTKHKLRKAVKKCKQILSKLQLKEHPDKTDYRNFNNPISKPFNFLGVEFNQNGAKDIKKQTKENFSIKITRLYECIQVIAKIKTKINTSYDNGESLYKCLNMLELVLVKKFIKCLAGFGNYFKSITLVPS, encoded by the coding sequence GTGCTTAAATATCTAGCTGAAAATATAAACTACAGAAACAACTTCAGTAAATACTGCGTATCCAATAAAGGTAAAGGAGGGACACTAAAAGCTATAAAAACAGTATATAGACTTCTTAAAACTCACAAATATATTTATAAATCAGATATAAAAAGTTTCTACAATTCTATAAACCATAAAATACTACTTAGTAAACTACCTGCATATACCCTACCTAACGAATGCAAATTGATAGCAAAGCATCTAGATAGAATTCAGTGGCAAGACGGTGAATATGTAGAAATTAAGCAAGGTATATCTAAGTCATCTCCACTATCACCTGTACTTGGATGCATATATCTAGATGAGCTAGATAAGGCTATGGAAAAATTAAATATAAAATACCTACGCTACGCTGATGATTGGATAATCTTAGCTAAAACCAAACATAAACTAAGAAAAGCTGTTAAAAAATGCAAACAAATATTGTCAAAACTACAGCTAAAAGAGCATCCTGATAAAACTGACTACAGAAATTTTAATAATCCAATCTCTAAACCATTTAATTTCTTAGGAGTTGAATTTAACCAAAATGGTGCCAAGGACATCAAAAAACAAACTAAAGAAAACTTCTCAATCAAAATCACCAGACTTTATGAGTGCATCCAAGTTATAGCTAAAATCAAAACAAAGATAAATACATCTTATGACAATGGCGAAAGTCTATATAAATGTCTAAATATGCTTGAATTAGTGTTGGTTAAGAAGTTTATAAAATGCCTAGCTGGGTTCGGTAATTATTTTAAATCTATAACCTTGGTGCCCAGCTAA
- a CDS encoding MFS transporter, translated as MAKKTFYIFVVFVLFLGALINYLDRSTLSIANTSIATDFNISPSGMGLLLSAFMWSYALSSLPAGYLIDYFGIKRIAILSMVAWAGVCILSGLAVGFYSVLVMRILLGIAEAPLFIIATKIIQQNFSVAKRGFVYSIVALGPRLANVIAPIFLVSLMLLVSWRGMFILLGVVGLTTTFIWAKLQNHSYFAHNNDGLKPKPLTKKQFKAIITNHNVIFLCIGNICSTYTYWLFITWLPFYFIETKNLSLSQMGLATSLSFLSSLISVVLGGIVSDYLIKRGVSAIASRLTPIIFGCLIAGVAIIVIPILDNILSIIFFISISIFCLGLRISPTWAIIADIAPPKLIGIVGGIQNLANFIGAGLAPLTTGFILQETGNNFSIVFIAGSIICILGSLSYLFINTKKIISHQIIQ; from the coding sequence ATGGCCAAAAAAACTTTTTATATTTTTGTCGTTTTTGTACTTTTTCTAGGCGCCTTAATAAATTACCTTGATCGCTCAACATTAAGTATTGCCAACACCTCAATCGCTACTGATTTCAATATAAGCCCTTCAGGAATGGGATTATTACTATCTGCTTTCATGTGGTCTTATGCTTTATCAAGTCTTCCAGCTGGATACTTAATTGACTATTTTGGTATTAAACGTATTGCTATATTAAGTATGGTAGCATGGGCAGGAGTATGTATTCTAAGTGGTTTAGCTGTTGGTTTCTATTCGGTTCTTGTAATGAGAATCTTATTAGGAATAGCTGAAGCACCTTTATTCATAATTGCAACAAAAATTATCCAACAAAATTTCTCAGTTGCTAAAAGGGGTTTTGTATATTCAATAGTTGCTCTCGGTCCAAGACTTGCAAATGTTATAGCTCCAATATTTTTAGTTAGCTTAATGCTTTTAGTTAGTTGGCGAGGCATGTTTATCTTACTTGGAGTTGTCGGCTTAACCACAACTTTTATCTGGGCTAAATTACAAAATCATAGTTACTTTGCCCACAATAATGATGGCTTAAAACCAAAACCGCTGACAAAAAAACAATTCAAAGCCATAATAACCAATCATAATGTAATATTTTTATGTATCGGTAATATCTGTAGCACTTATACTTATTGGTTATTTATAACATGGTTGCCATTTTATTTTATTGAAACAAAGAACCTTAGCCTATCACAAATGGGGCTTGCAACATCTTTATCATTTTTATCGTCGCTTATATCTGTCGTACTAGGTGGTATAGTTTCTGATTACCTTATAAAACGAGGTGTTTCAGCTATTGCTTCACGTCTAACTCCTATCATCTTTGGTTGTCTAATAGCTGGTGTAGCAATAATAGTAATCCCTATTTTAGACAATATCTTAAGTATAATTTTTTTTATAAGCATTAGTATCTTTTGTCTAGGACTTAGAATATCACCAACATGGGCAATAATTGCTGACATAGCCCCACCTAAATTAATAGGAATAGTTGGTGGTATACAAAATCTAGCTAATTTTATTGGCGCTGGATTAGCCCCTCTAACAACTGGTTTTATTTTGCAGGAAACAGGAAATAATTTTAGCATCGTTTTTATTGCTGGAAGTATTATTTGTATTTTAGGCTCCTTGAGCTACTTATTTATAAATACTAAAAAAATAATTAGTCATCAAATTATCCAATAA
- a CDS encoding L-threonylcarbamoyladenylate synthase — protein sequence MKRLIELYSYGNNTLALQEIKQVLDKEGVVAIPTDSGYALACKMKSKKAIDKIRKIRDLDSSHNFTLLCKDLSEISEYAKVDNNAYRLLKRYTPGPYTFILNATKKVSSLLVTKSKNTVGIRVSDHYVPQAISAEIGEPLVVSSFILPTQGHVITDCSNIDNEIMNNIDLIVESDYCGYESTTVIEMLELPYTVLREGAGSVEGFTNE from the coding sequence ATGAAGAGATTAATAGAATTATATAGTTACGGTAACAACACTTTAGCACTACAAGAAATAAAACAAGTATTAGATAAAGAAGGTGTTGTAGCCATTCCAACCGACTCAGGATATGCTTTAGCTTGTAAAATGAAATCAAAAAAAGCTATAGATAAAATTAGGAAAATAAGAGATTTAGATAGTAGCCATAATTTTACACTTTTGTGTAAAGATCTTTCTGAAATTTCAGAATACGCTAAAGTTGATAACAATGCTTATAGACTACTAAAAAGGTATACTCCAGGTCCATATACATTTATACTAAATGCTACTAAAAAGGTATCTTCTTTACTTGTTACTAAATCTAAGAACACTGTGGGTATAAGAGTAAGTGATCATTATGTTCCTCAAGCTATAAGTGCAGAGATAGGAGAGCCTTTGGTAGTTAGTTCTTTTATTCTACCGACTCAGGGTCATGTTATAACTGACTGTAGTAATATTGATAATGAAATCATGAATAATATAGATTTAATAGTAGAATCTGACTACTGTGGTTATGAGTCAACTACTGTAATTGAGATGCTAGAATTGCCTTATACTGTTTTGCGTGAAGGTGCAGGAAGTGTCGAAGGTTTTACAAATGAATAA
- a CDS encoding host attachment protein — translation MKKPTLLLVTNTIKAKAYDVNGFKYLHIEDLEHPQSRLKAQQLTSDSPGNYHSRKFIPASDPHKQEHMHFAKVVAEFIKEVVDKKHYKQVILCAEPYFYGLLKQFFTSVLKSLVVKVIEKDYIPLPEHKLNETIEAIIHEPF, via the coding sequence ATGAAAAAACCAACTTTGCTTTTAGTCACTAACACTATTAAAGCAAAAGCCTATGATGTAAATGGGTTTAAATACTTACATATTGAGGATTTAGAACATCCTCAGAGTAGGCTAAAAGCACAACAGTTAACTAGCGATAGTCCTGGTAATTATCATTCCAGAAAATTTATTCCAGCATCTGACCCTCATAAGCAAGAGCATATGCATTTTGCAAAAGTGGTGGCAGAGTTTATTAAAGAAGTTGTGGATAAAAAGCATTACAAGCAGGTGATTTTATGTGCCGAACCTTATTTTTATGGTCTATTAAAACAATTTTTTACTTCTGTATTAAAATCTTTGGTGGTAAAAGTGATTGAAAAAGATTATATCCCTTTGCCAGAGCATAAATTAAATGAAACTATCGAGGCTATAATTCATGAACCTTTTTAA
- the metG gene encoding methionine--tRNA ligase — MRKILVTNALPYANGDLHLGHMLGYIQSDIWVRFQKLQGNKCVFVCGSDTHGTPIMLKAKSLGISPEELVKSFSERHLKDFTDFEVEFDNYHSTHNKLNKEIVEEIYNKLKTKGLISTKEINQAYDVQAKMFLPDRFVKGTCPKCKAEDQYGDSCEVCGATYDPTDLINPKSVVSGKAPIQKKSEHFFFDLPALEKDIETWISTNQQLQPEVANKLKEWFEQGLQSWDISRDAPYFGFAIPDTNEQKYFYVWLDAPMGYIASFKDYCNKTGIDFDQFWGNGNQSELYHFIGKDIIYFHALFWPAILASTGYKTPTSVFANGFLTINGKKMSKSRGTFIQARTYLDNLEPSYLRYYFASRLTSKIDDIDLNLEEFVTKSNSDIVGKVVNIASRCAGFIYKNFDATLSTETYDTNLEKEFTDSHNSITQAFEKREFATAVRLIMALADKANQFIDFHKPWQLAKEAEHEKKVHQVCSQGINMFKVLVSYLKPIVPSIAEKAETFLNIKVNNWNDAPNFLKNHKISKFKPLATRIEKERVDKILEDTKMILEKEQSQQPQDKQQDQKVDIATECTFDDFMKVDLRVAKIIEASHVEGADKLLKLILDLGGVTKQVFAGIKSAYNPEDLVGKHTVMVANLAPRKMKFGVSEGMVLAAGDGKGLYILEPHEGAKPGMRVK, encoded by the coding sequence ATGCGGAAAATACTAGTTACCAACGCCTTACCTTATGCTAATGGTGATTTACACTTAGGTCACATGCTTGGCTATATACAATCAGACATTTGGGTTAGGTTCCAAAAATTACAAGGTAATAAATGTGTCTTTGTCTGTGGTAGTGATACTCATGGTACACCGATAATGTTAAAAGCTAAGAGCCTAGGTATTTCTCCTGAAGAATTGGTTAAAAGTTTTTCAGAAAGACACTTAAAAGATTTTACAGATTTTGAAGTTGAGTTTGATAATTATCATTCTACCCATAATAAACTAAATAAAGAAATCGTTGAAGAGATATACAATAAATTAAAAACAAAAGGCTTAATTTCAACAAAAGAAATTAATCAAGCATATGATGTACAAGCTAAAATGTTTCTGCCTGATAGATTTGTAAAAGGCACATGCCCAAAGTGTAAAGCTGAAGATCAATATGGAGATAGCTGTGAAGTCTGTGGAGCAACCTACGATCCTACTGATTTAATAAACCCAAAATCTGTAGTTTCTGGTAAAGCTCCTATTCAAAAAAAATCTGAGCACTTTTTCTTTGATTTACCAGCTTTAGAAAAAGATATAGAAACTTGGATAAGCACAAACCAACAGTTACAGCCAGAAGTCGCCAATAAACTAAAAGAATGGTTTGAGCAAGGTTTACAAAGTTGGGACATATCACGCGATGCTCCATACTTTGGTTTTGCAATACCTGACACAAATGAGCAGAAATATTTTTACGTATGGCTAGATGCTCCTATGGGCTATATAGCTAGTTTTAAAGACTATTGCAATAAAACTGGTATAGATTTCGACCAATTTTGGGGCAATGGTAATCAAAGTGAACTTTACCATTTTATAGGAAAAGATATTATATATTTTCATGCTTTATTCTGGCCAGCTATCTTAGCTTCTACAGGATACAAAACACCAACTAGTGTTTTTGCAAATGGATTTTTGACTATAAATGGTAAGAAGATGTCAAAATCACGCGGTACTTTTATCCAAGCAAGAACATACCTTGATAATCTAGAGCCAAGCTACCTAAGATATTATTTCGCATCTAGACTAACCTCTAAAATAGATGATATTGATTTAAATCTAGAGGAATTTGTTACTAAATCAAACTCCGATATAGTCGGAAAAGTTGTAAATATTGCTAGTCGTTGTGCAGGATTTATATACAAAAATTTTGATGCTACTTTATCAACTGAAACTTATGACACAAATCTAGAGAAAGAGTTTACTGATAGTCATAATTCTATTACGCAGGCATTTGAAAAAAGAGAGTTTGCAACTGCTGTTAGGCTAATAATGGCATTAGCAGATAAAGCAAACCAATTTATAGACTTTCATAAACCTTGGCAACTAGCTAAAGAAGCTGAACATGAAAAGAAAGTTCATCAAGTATGCTCCCAAGGTATTAATATGTTTAAGGTTTTAGTTTCTTATCTTAAACCAATTGTTCCTAGCATAGCTGAAAAAGCTGAAACATTTTTAAATATTAAAGTTAACAACTGGAATGACGCACCAAATTTTTTAAAAAACCATAAAATAAGCAAATTCAAGCCTCTCGCTACTCGTATAGAAAAAGAAAGAGTTGATAAAATTTTGGAAGATACAAAAATGATACTCGAAAAAGAACAATCTCAGCAGCCTCAGGATAAGCAACAAGATCAAAAAGTGGATATAGCTACAGAATGTACTTTTGACGATTTCATGAAAGTAGATTTACGTGTTGCAAAAATCATTGAAGCCTCACATGTTGAAGGAGCTGATAAACTCCTTAAGTTAATTTTAGATTTAGGTGGTGTTACTAAGCAAGTATTTGCTGGTATAAAATCAGCATATAATCCTGAGGACTTAGTAGGTAAACATACTGTTATGGTTGCAAACCTAGCACCAAGAAAAATGAAATTTGGTGTTTCTGAAGGAATGGTTTTAGCTGCTGGAGATGGTAAAGGTCTATATATACTAGAACCTCATGAGGGCGCTAAACCTGGCATGAGAGTAAAGTAA
- a CDS encoding septation protein A, whose amino-acid sequence MNKMLNDLLPAIVFFAIYKVYDIFYATAALIIVTIAQVIWEYIAHRRIAKMQILITVLVIIFGGATLYFHNEEFIKWKVSIVNWLIGIGLIITTYVMQETPMEKLLKEAVNLNSHKWKVINNMWGAYFVILGTINLFVAYFFSTNIWMNFKLFGLLGITFIFMVIQSLYLSRNMKK is encoded by the coding sequence ATGAATAAAATGCTTAATGATCTATTGCCCGCAATCGTTTTTTTTGCGATTTATAAAGTCTATGATATTTTTTATGCAACTGCTGCTTTAATTATCGTTACTATAGCACAAGTTATATGGGAATACATAGCTCATCGTAGAATTGCCAAGATGCAAATTTTAATTACTGTATTGGTAATAATATTTGGTGGTGCCACTTTATATTTCCATAACGAGGAGTTTATCAAATGGAAAGTTAGTATAGTAAACTGGCTAATAGGTATTGGATTAATAATAACAACCTACGTTATGCAAGAAACTCCCATGGAAAAGCTTCTTAAAGAAGCTGTTAATCTTAATTCACACAAATGGAAAGTAATTAATAATATGTGGGGGGCATACTTTGTAATTCTTGGGACGATTAATCTTTTTGTAGCGTATTTTTTCTCTACAAATATATGGATGAATTTTAAACTTTTTGGGCTTTTAGGTATTACTTTTATATTTATGGTAATCCAATCATTATATTTATCCAGAAATATGAAAAAATAA
- the ubiE gene encoding bifunctional demethylmenaquinone methyltransferase/2-methoxy-6-polyprenyl-1,4-benzoquinol methylase UbiE, translating into MSKENKTTDFGFTEVPWEEKQKKVAGVFHSVAAKYDLMNDLMSFGIHRIWKKQTISKAGIRKGDRVLDLAGGTGDLAYKFCQLVGFQGKVVLSDINSSMLEVGKEKLTNKGCVGNIEYVQANAEYLPFPDNFFDCITISFGLRNVTDKDKALASMCRVLKPGGRLLVLEFSKPIIPMLAKIYDEYSFKALPFLGKIITQDADSYKYLAESIRKHPDQETLKQMMLAAGFDSVEYQNMTGGIVALHNGYKY; encoded by the coding sequence ATGTCTAAAGAAAATAAAACCACAGATTTTGGCTTTACAGAAGTACCATGGGAAGAAAAACAAAAAAAAGTTGCTGGAGTTTTTCACTCAGTTGCAGCTAAATACGACCTAATGAATGACTTAATGTCTTTTGGAATACATCGAATATGGAAAAAGCAAACAATCTCAAAAGCTGGTATTCGTAAAGGAGATAGAGTTCTAGATTTAGCAGGCGGTACAGGAGATTTAGCTTATAAGTTTTGTCAGCTAGTAGGTTTTCAAGGTAAAGTTGTTCTTAGCGACATTAACTCCTCTATGTTAGAAGTTGGTAAAGAAAAACTAACTAATAAAGGTTGTGTTGGAAATATTGAATATGTACAAGCAAATGCTGAATACTTACCATTTCCTGATAACTTTTTTGATTGCATAACTATATCTTTTGGTTTAAGGAACGTTACAGACAAAGATAAGGCTCTAGCTTCTATGTGTAGAGTTTTAAAGCCAGGTGGTAGATTACTAGTTTTAGAGTTCTCTAAACCTATAATACCTATGCTTGCTAAAATTTATGATGAATACTCTTTTAAAGCATTACCTTTTTTAGGAAAAATTATTACACAAGATGCTGATAGCTATAAATATCTAGCAGAATCAATACGCAAGCATCCTGACCAAGAAACTTTAAAACAAATGATGTTAGCTGCTGGGTTTGATAGTGTTGAATATCAAAATATGACTGGTGGTATAGTCGCTTTACACAATGGATATAAATACTAA